In Planctomycetia bacterium, the following are encoded in one genomic region:
- a CDS encoding HAD family phosphatase, with amino-acid sequence MTLPKASLRAVVFDLDGLLFNTEELYQRVGTEMLRRRGHEFTQSLLDAMMGRPSQIALQIMIDRHGLDATVEELLQETEETFPPILDTYLAPMPGAERLLDTLDQARLPKAIATSSRRRFLDNILARAGWLERFDFFLTSEDVNEGKPHPEIYQKAASRHAIPAGEILVLEDSHNGCRAAVAAGMYTVAVPGDHSRAHDFTGTQFIAQTLADERIYAALGLG; translated from the coding sequence ATGACCTTGCCGAAAGCCTCGTTGCGGGCAGTCGTGTTCGATCTGGACGGCCTGCTCTTCAATACCGAAGAGCTCTATCAGCGCGTCGGCACGGAGATGTTGCGACGGCGAGGGCATGAGTTCACGCAGTCGCTGCTCGACGCGATGATGGGCCGGCCCAGCCAGATCGCACTCCAAATCATGATCGATCGGCACGGCCTCGACGCCACCGTCGAAGAACTACTGCAGGAGACCGAGGAAACCTTCCCGCCGATTCTCGATACGTACCTGGCGCCCATGCCCGGCGCGGAACGGTTGCTCGATACACTCGATCAAGCCAGGTTGCCAAAGGCGATCGCCACGAGCAGCCGGCGGCGTTTCCTGGACAACATTCTCGCTCGTGCCGGCTGGCTGGAACGCTTCGACTTTTTTCTCACCAGCGAGGACGTGAACGAAGGCAAGCCCCACCCGGAGATCTATCAAAAGGCCGCGTCGCGCCACGCGATCCCCGCAGGCGAAATCCTGGTGCTGGAAGACAGCCACAACGGCTGCCGCGCCGCCGTGGCCGCCGGCATGTACACCGTAGCGGTCCCCGGCGACCACAGCCGCGCTCACGACTTCACCGGCACGCAATTCATCGCGCAGACCTTGGCGGATGAGCGCATTTATGCGGCGTTGGGGTTAGGATGA
- a CDS encoding S8 family peptidase, which produces MIRENAPVRLPPYRVQAVMHALSEVVDWGLSAYNVPAHWKNTRGQGVRVAVLDTGIDADHPDLATAIDDARDFTGSRSGIADRVGHGTHVAGTIGARRNDQGVIGVAPECRLLIAKVLGDDGSGSSDKVAAGIDWACAQGADILSLSLGSPQDDAVLRNAVARAAAQGKFVICAAGNSGRPNSVDDPARWPDTVAVGAVDRDGRIASFSSRGDEVDLCAPGQDVLSTFRDGSYAKLSGTSMAAPFVSGIAALLLAKHRDGGGATPVATHQQLVEHLLRTATDAGPAGKDPHYGFGLINPDSALGEASGDKPAPSGIWVFIPGGKVMP; this is translated from the coding sequence ATGATCCGCGAAAATGCTCCGGTGCGCTTGCCGCCCTATCGCGTGCAGGCGGTGATGCATGCGTTGTCGGAAGTCGTCGACTGGGGGTTGAGCGCTTACAACGTGCCGGCGCATTGGAAGAATACGCGCGGTCAAGGCGTGCGAGTGGCCGTGTTGGATACCGGAATCGACGCCGATCACCCGGACCTGGCCACGGCGATTGACGACGCCCGGGACTTTACCGGGAGTCGCTCGGGCATCGCGGACCGCGTTGGGCACGGCACGCACGTGGCCGGCACGATTGGTGCGCGGCGCAACGATCAAGGCGTGATCGGCGTTGCGCCGGAATGCCGGTTGTTGATCGCGAAGGTGCTGGGCGATGACGGTTCAGGTTCCAGTGATAAGGTGGCGGCGGGCATCGATTGGGCCTGTGCGCAGGGCGCGGACATTCTCTCGCTCAGTCTCGGCTCGCCCCAGGACGACGCGGTCCTTCGCAATGCGGTCGCCAGGGCGGCGGCACAAGGCAAATTCGTGATCTGCGCCGCGGGCAACTCCGGGCGGCCGAACTCCGTCGACGATCCGGCGCGCTGGCCAGACACGGTCGCCGTGGGCGCGGTCGATCGCGATGGCCGCATCGCTTCGTTCAGCAGTCGCGGCGACGAAGTCGATCTCTGCGCCCCGGGCCAGGACGTACTGTCGACCTTTCGCGATGGTTCGTACGCCAAGCTCTCCGGTACGAGCATGGCGGCCCCGTTTGTGAGTGGCATTGCGGCGCTATTGCTGGCGAAGCATCGAGACGGCGGCGGCGCGACGCCCGTGGCAACACATCAGCAACTGGTCGAGCATTTGCTCCGCACGGCCACCGACGCCGGCCCTGCTGGCAAAGACCCGCACTATGGCTTCGGACTCATCAATCCGGACAGCGCTTTGGGCGAGGCATCCGGCGACAAACCGGCGCCATCAGGCATTTGGGTCTTCATTCCCGGCGGCAAAGTAATGCCGTGA